The Vibrio tubiashii ATCC 19109 sequence TATTGCGCGGCATACTTATTCCTTATTTGGGTTGATTGGTACACCTATCCATGAGCTCAGCCATTTGGTGATGGTACTACTATTTGGCCACAAAATTACTGGAGTAAAGCTTTTTTCTTGGCGAACGAAAGCGTATGTTAGCCACTCTTACAATGTTTCATCCTCATTCCAGGTTATGGGCAATTTCTTTATAGCGATAGCGCCCTTCATGACATCTGTAGGCTTGGTTCACTACCTAGCCTTTCGGTCACTAAACTTCACTATCGACTTGTCAGTTGACCCATTTATTGTTTTTGGTAACGCATTGACGTTAGCGCCTGAACTACTGTTAATGTTTGCGAAAAGTACCGAGTGGTGGCAGTTTGCCCTAGTAATTATGCTGTCGTTCTATTGTGTCCCGAGTAATACAGACTTTAGTAATGCTCTCCGAAGCGCATTACTATCTTTGCCTGTATTCTTAATCATGGCATTCGTTGGGACTATGGTATTTGTTGATATGGGGCAGATAGTAGGCACTGTTCTCTTTATGGGGTTACTAAGCTCTATTACCTCAGTTATCTGGTGGTTCCTACTCTTTGGCCTAACATTCATCCCTACCCGCTCAATGAATCACTAGAGGTCTACCTGGTAAAATTTTGCATGCAAAATTTACGGTGCCCTTCCCTACTCCGCTGCGCCTCGTCATTCTTCCTCGTTACCTTTCTTTTAGGGCTAAGTGCGAATAATAGCTAGGTTTACCCCTTGCGCCTCCAACCTTCGCATTCGCATCACTCCTGGCCGTTAGCTGTTTAACGTCTCAGTTAAGAACCCCAATGAAAAGGGTTCGCTCCGCCGCGATGCGCCCTTGTCATTGAGAACCGTGAACCGAGGCCGTACAGCCAAGCGGCTCCAGGAAGTGATACTCAAACAACAAAGGTAACTCAAAATGACGCAACAAAACCTAGCTAAAACTCGCTCTAACCCCCAAGAAGAAACAAGCGCATCGCCGCTTGACCGCGAAAGCTCTCCTAAAAATGATATTCCTTGTTCGTGGAACTGCTTATCTGAAGGCGTTGCCCCAGATTGGTCACTATACGATGGTATAGAAATGATGCCTTGCACCAATGACAGCCCAAACAGCGATGAAACCTATTTTGTCTCTCACCTAATGAGTGAGGTCGATGCAGACGGCTTGCATGTTGATGGTGAAGAGATTGTATGTTGGACAGTATTCGGTCATCTGAAAACTGGAGGGATCGATGACTTGCATGACTGTGAGTCATTGAAAGAAGCTCAAGAGTTAGAGAATTGGTGCGAATCTCAACTATAGATACAGGGCTCAACGGCTCCCCTCTCACTGCCGAACTTATTCACTGTTTAAGTGGATAAGTTCACTATCTATATGATTTTGTGTGTTTAATTTTGTGGCCATAACTGTCAAATACTGTTTTTCAAGTTAGGTGAATTTTGCATGCAAAATTTGGTTTGAATGTGCCATATGTCACGGTTTATCATTATGTCTAAATTGACATGTCTATTTAGACATATTACTATATACATGAACCGAACAAGAAGGGGGTTCGTTGGGGAACACCCCTGTAAAGGAGGTCTCTTGATAATTAAATCCTTCAATCGCTCTTTAACAGCCAGTTTCTTTATTGCCAGAGTCGGGCAAGTAGGCAAACCAATGTGGGAACCCTACACTGCTGACAACTCGTTTATGGTGTTCAGTGAGAACCCAGAGTTAGACTTTCAGCGCGTAAAAGCAGCTTATGAGTCAGGAGCGTTTCAATACTTCGCTATAGGCTCATGCCAATCTTTCATT is a genomic window containing:
- a CDS encoding DUF6943 family protein — its product is MIIKSFNRSLTASFFIARVGQVGKPMWEPYTADNSFMVFSENPELDFQRVKAAYESGAFQYFAIGSCQSFIRIRDVREVLAKCENMNERHLKQMALLEQHIKLQQEKLDKQRKLLKGLQQAVYAGC